The Shewanella mesophila genome contains the following window.
TTACTTAACCTCAGCGATAGCCTTAGCCATTACATCAGTCATCGCGTTAACTATTATATTAGGCGCGTGACGTGATCTGTACTAGCGATTGAGCTTGTTAGCGATAAGCTTATCAAGGCTTAGCGAACCTGCACCTTGTACTACTATAGCAAGGAGCGCGATCAAGAGTGTTAACGCATATTCATAGCCGTTGTTTGACATAAATAGACCATTGCTAATATGTACGGTGAATATAGCAACTAGCATAGTAAAGGCTGCTACCGCTGCCGCAGGGCGAGTCACTAGACCTAACACCAAGGCTAAACCACCAAAGAACTCAGCGCTGCCAGCCAGTAATGCCATTAAATAACCCGGCGTCATGCCAATGCTCGCCATCCATTGTCCCGTTCCTTCTAAGCCGTAACCACCAAACCACGC
Protein-coding sequences here:
- a CDS encoding DoxX family protein, with the translated sequence MNRSRLNILFETNAGLAGLILRAPIGLILAAHGAQKLFAWFGGYGLEGTGQWMASIGMTPGYLMALLAGSAEFFGGLALVLGLVTRPAAAVAAFTMLVAIFTVHISNGLFMSNNGYEYALTLLIALLAIVVQGAGSLSLDKLIANKLNR